The Dioscorea cayenensis subsp. rotundata cultivar TDr96_F1 chromosome 19, TDr96_F1_v2_PseudoChromosome.rev07_lg8_w22 25.fasta, whole genome shotgun sequence genome includes a window with the following:
- the LOC120250097 gene encoding uncharacterized protein LOC120250097, whose amino-acid sequence MEGRCKRHPKHKQAKGVCPYCLRERLSHLSASSSSSNTTLTSSSSSSAYSSDDDSELSSYAPSPPWKDLRRLRPMGKSLSMAFETRGHEERSKEDMKKKKKKKKGGFWSKLLVGNSKRKEAAGAALFHSKTMKERSSMAMIS is encoded by the coding sequence ATGGAAGGTAGATGCAAGAGGCATCCAAAACACAAGCAAGCAAAAGGAGTGTGTCCATATTGTCTAAGAGAGAGGCTTTCACATCTCTCAgcctcttcatcatcttctaacACAACCCtaacatcatcttcatcttcttcagctTATAGCTCTGATGATGACTCTGAGTTGTCTTCTTATGCTCCTTCTCCTCCCTGGAAAGATCTCCGAAGACTCAGACCGATGGGGAAGAGCTTATCTATGGCTTTTGAGACTAGAGGTCATGAGGAAAGAAGCAAAGAggatatgaagaagaagaagaagaaaaagaaaggagggTTTTGGTCTAAGTTGCTTGTTGGTAATTCTAAGAGGAAGGAGGCAGCTGGTGCTGCTTTGTTTCACTCTAAGACAATGAAGGAAAGGTCTTCCATGGCTATGATCTCTTGA